A DNA window from Hymenobacter aquaticus contains the following coding sequences:
- a CDS encoding sugar MFS transporter, translating to MALPSPTLPSRPVAAGTTPPRYTSALSAVTTLFFLWGFITCLNDILIPYLKAIFQLSFAQANLINLCFFGAYFFISIPAGLLVARVGYKRGMLIGFAVAAVGAYLFYPAAEARVYGLFLGALFVLASGITILQVAANPYVAILGPPESASARLTLTQAFNSLGTTLAPYVGSALILSHLPTLNMAASAASIDVRAVQVPYLVIGTALLLISLLLGRVHLPQLEHANEEAAAEAAGPARSAWSYRHLVLGVVGIFAYVGAEVAIGSHIVNYLALPDVLHLDPKAAGDRVLFYWGAAMIGRFSGAYLLQKFAPGKLLAFNAVGAAALVLISINTTGATAMWSLLAVGLMNSLMFSTIFTLAVARLGRHTEQASGLLCMAIVGGALIPMLFGAIADHSGLRMALLLPVLCYGYILWYGLRGSRRVVLS from the coding sequence ATGGCACTACCCTCGCCTACCCTGCCCAGCCGGCCCGTTGCGGCGGGCACCACCCCGCCCCGGTACACCTCGGCTCTGAGCGCCGTAACGACCCTGTTTTTCCTCTGGGGCTTCATCACCTGCCTCAACGACATTCTGATTCCGTACCTGAAAGCCATTTTTCAGCTGTCCTTCGCCCAGGCCAACCTGATTAACCTGTGCTTTTTCGGGGCGTATTTCTTTATCAGCATTCCGGCCGGCCTGCTCGTGGCGCGGGTTGGCTACAAGCGCGGCATGCTCATTGGCTTTGCCGTGGCGGCCGTCGGGGCCTACCTGTTTTATCCGGCCGCCGAAGCCCGGGTGTACGGCTTGTTTCTGGGCGCTTTGTTTGTGCTGGCCTCCGGAATTACCATTCTGCAAGTGGCCGCCAACCCCTACGTGGCCATTCTGGGCCCGCCCGAATCGGCTTCGGCCCGCCTCACGCTCACGCAGGCCTTCAACTCGCTCGGCACCACTCTGGCGCCCTACGTGGGCAGCGCCCTGATCTTGAGCCACCTGCCCACGCTGAACATGGCGGCCAGCGCCGCCAGCATCGACGTGCGCGCCGTGCAGGTGCCTTACCTGGTCATTGGCACGGCGCTGCTGCTCATCAGCCTGCTGCTCGGCCGCGTGCACCTGCCCCAGTTGGAGCACGCCAACGAGGAAGCCGCTGCCGAAGCGGCCGGCCCGGCCCGTAGCGCCTGGAGCTACCGCCATCTGGTGCTGGGTGTGGTGGGCATTTTCGCCTACGTCGGGGCCGAAGTGGCCATTGGCTCCCACATTGTGAACTACCTGGCCCTGCCCGACGTGCTGCACCTGGACCCCAAAGCCGCCGGCGACCGGGTGCTGTTTTATTGGGGCGCGGCCATGATTGGCCGGTTCTCGGGCGCGTATCTGCTCCAAAAGTTTGCGCCCGGCAAGCTGCTCGCCTTCAATGCCGTGGGTGCCGCTGCTTTGGTCCTGATTTCGATTAACACTACGGGTGCCACCGCCATGTGGAGCCTGCTGGCCGTGGGCCTGATGAACTCCCTGATGTTCTCCACCATCTTCACCCTGGCCGTGGCCAGGCTGGGCCGGCATACCGAGCAGGCCTCGGGGCTGCTGTGCATGGCCATTGTGGGTGGCGCCCTGATTCCGATGCTGTTCGGTGCCATTGCCGACCACAGCGGGCTGCGCATGGCCCTGTTGCTGCCAGTGTTGTGCTACGGTTATATCCTGTGGTATGGGCTGCGGGGCAGCCGTAGGGTGGTTTTGAGCTAA
- the recQ gene encoding DNA helicase RecQ translates to MPAVKQAVKREADLKGKLKEVFGYGQFRGTQEAIIQNVIEGNNTFVIMPTGAGKSLCYQLPALILPGTAIVISPLIALMKNQVDQLNAFGVNAQFLNSTLSKSEMNRVKKDVISGEVKLLYVAPESLTKDETIDFLQKATISFVAIDEAHCISEWGHDFRPEYRRIRGIIDNIGQVPIIALTATATPKVQLDIQKNLQMDEASVFKTSFNRTNLYYEVRPKHNTKKQLIQYVKQHKGKAGIVYCLSRKKVEEIAELLRVNDVKALPYHAGLDPHVRMANQDAFLNEEADVIVATIAFGMGIDKPDVRFVIHYDTPKSIEGYYQETGRGGRDGLEGNCLMFYSYDDIVKLEKFNKDKPVTERDNSKLLLQEMANYADSAVCRRKQLLHYFGEHFEKDCGFCDNCKHPKERFEAKDEVLMALKAVVQTEERFGIEHIGTVLMGMSNAHVESYGHNALPIYGKGKAHDAAFWYSLMRQALLNGFLEKDIENFGVVKICPKGLEFIDNPHSIKLTKDHNYEEEVKEEQEKEEVQEAAGHDATLFEMLKSLRKKIAKEKNLPPYVLFQDPSLKEMATTFPTKMDDLAHVGGVGLGKAQKFGQPFLTLIQKYVDENDIVTAADVVVKSAVNKSKIKIYIIQQIDKKMDLEEIASSKGIDMRELMEEIEHICYSGTKLNLDYYIDGVLDHDRQDEITDYFLQASTDNIAVALKELGADEYTEEDLRLMRIKFLSEYAN, encoded by the coding sequence ATGCCAGCGGTAAAACAAGCAGTCAAGCGTGAGGCTGATCTGAAAGGCAAGTTAAAGGAAGTTTTTGGGTACGGTCAGTTCCGCGGTACTCAGGAAGCCATCATTCAGAACGTCATTGAGGGCAACAATACCTTCGTGATTATGCCCACCGGCGCGGGTAAGTCGCTGTGCTACCAGCTGCCCGCCCTCATTTTGCCCGGCACGGCCATCGTTATTTCCCCCCTGATTGCCCTGATGAAAAATCAGGTCGACCAGCTCAACGCTTTCGGGGTAAACGCCCAGTTCCTGAACTCGACCCTGTCGAAGTCGGAGATGAACCGGGTGAAAAAGGACGTCATCAGCGGGGAGGTGAAGCTGCTCTACGTGGCCCCCGAGAGCCTGACCAAGGACGAAACCATCGACTTCCTGCAGAAGGCCACCATCAGCTTCGTGGCCATTGACGAGGCCCACTGCATCTCGGAGTGGGGCCACGACTTCCGGCCCGAGTACCGCCGCATCCGGGGCATCATCGACAACATCGGGCAGGTGCCCATCATTGCCCTCACGGCCACGGCCACGCCCAAGGTGCAGCTCGACATCCAGAAAAACCTGCAGATGGACGAGGCCTCGGTGTTCAAGACCTCGTTTAACCGCACCAACCTCTACTACGAGGTGCGGCCCAAGCACAACACCAAGAAGCAGCTGATTCAGTACGTGAAGCAGCACAAGGGCAAGGCCGGCATCGTGTACTGCCTGAGCCGCAAGAAGGTGGAGGAAATTGCCGAGCTGCTGCGCGTGAATGACGTGAAGGCCCTGCCCTACCACGCCGGCCTCGACCCCCACGTGCGTATGGCCAACCAGGACGCCTTCCTCAATGAGGAGGCCGACGTCATCGTGGCCACCATTGCCTTCGGCATGGGCATCGACAAACCCGACGTGCGCTTCGTGATTCACTACGACACGCCCAAGAGCATCGAGGGCTACTACCAGGAAACCGGCCGCGGCGGCCGCGACGGCCTGGAGGGCAACTGCCTGATGTTCTACAGCTACGACGACATCGTGAAGCTGGAGAAGTTCAACAAGGACAAGCCCGTGACCGAGCGCGACAACTCCAAGCTGCTGCTCCAGGAAATGGCCAACTACGCCGACTCGGCCGTGTGCCGCCGCAAGCAGCTGCTGCACTACTTCGGCGAGCATTTCGAGAAGGACTGCGGCTTCTGCGACAACTGCAAGCACCCCAAGGAGCGGTTTGAGGCCAAGGACGAAGTGCTGATGGCCCTGAAAGCCGTGGTGCAGACCGAGGAGCGCTTCGGTATCGAGCACATCGGCACGGTGCTGATGGGCATGAGCAACGCCCACGTGGAAAGCTACGGCCACAATGCCCTGCCGATTTATGGCAAAGGCAAAGCCCACGACGCGGCCTTCTGGTACTCGCTGATGCGGCAGGCCCTGCTCAACGGCTTCCTGGAAAAGGATATTGAGAACTTCGGCGTGGTGAAAATCTGCCCGAAGGGCTTAGAGTTCATTGACAACCCCCATTCCATCAAACTCACCAAGGACCACAACTACGAGGAAGAGGTGAAAGAAGAGCAAGAAAAAGAGGAAGTTCAGGAAGCCGCCGGCCACGATGCCACGCTTTTTGAGATGCTGAAATCCTTGCGCAAGAAGATAGCCAAGGAGAAAAACCTGCCCCCCTACGTGCTGTTTCAGGACCCGAGCCTGAAGGAAATGGCCACCACCTTCCCCACCAAGATGGACGACCTGGCCCACGTGGGCGGCGTCGGGCTGGGCAAGGCGCAGAAGTTCGGCCAGCCCTTCCTGACCCTGATTCAGAAGTACGTCGATGAAAACGACATCGTGACGGCCGCCGACGTGGTGGTGAAGTCGGCCGTCAACAAGTCGAAAATCAAGATCTACATCATTCAGCAGATCGACAAGAAGATGGACCTGGAGGAAATTGCCTCCTCCAAGGGCATCGACATGCGCGAGCTGATGGAGGAAATCGAGCACATCTGCTACTCGGGCACCAAGCTCAACCTCGACTACTACATCGACGGGGTGCTGGACCACGACCGGCAGGACGAAATCACCGACTACTTCCTGCAGGCCAGCACCGACAACATTGCCGTGGCCCTCAAGGAGCTCGGCGCCGACGAGTACACGGAGGAAGACCTGCGTCTGATGCGCATCAAGTTCCTGAGCGAGTACGCCAACTAG
- a CDS encoding LacI family DNA-binding transcriptional regulator — MSAKKQQVSLRDLAKALNLSTSSVSRALAGHRDISEATKDRVRQMAQELNYRPNQLAAALRRGHSKTIGVIVPHIKGYFFPAVMNGIERVATLEGFNVLLCQSNEELRREQKNIETLLAAQVEGILVSVSATTFSETDHFEQVRRQGTPLVFFDRAPDLPRSMAVVLDDFQGAYQAVSHLIAQGCKRIVHLAGPQHLNTSRNRFLGYQAALQAHGLPFEDDWVYSLPSLTHDAGRLGMQHLLALEPPLDGIFAAYAIPSVGALEVLREKGVRVPQEVALACFSNEPFTTMTQPQMTVVDQRAEQMGETAVRLFLQLLKRGPAYEPPHLVLKPELIIRSSSLHQSQEQRVPTEAR; from the coding sequence ATGTCCGCCAAAAAGCAGCAAGTCTCCCTGCGGGATTTAGCCAAAGCCCTCAACCTGTCGACCTCCAGCGTCTCGCGGGCCCTGGCCGGCCACCGCGACATCAGTGAAGCTACCAAGGACCGGGTGCGCCAGATGGCCCAGGAGCTGAACTACCGCCCCAACCAGTTGGCCGCCGCCCTGCGCCGGGGCCACAGCAAAACCATCGGCGTGATTGTGCCTCACATCAAAGGCTACTTCTTTCCGGCCGTGATGAACGGCATCGAACGGGTAGCCACGCTGGAGGGCTTCAACGTGCTGCTCTGCCAATCGAACGAGGAGCTGCGGCGCGAGCAGAAGAACATCGAAACCCTGCTGGCAGCCCAGGTAGAGGGCATTCTGGTGTCGGTGTCGGCTACCACGTTCTCGGAAACGGACCACTTCGAGCAGGTGCGCCGCCAGGGCACGCCGCTGGTGTTCTTCGACCGGGCACCGGATTTGCCCCGCAGCATGGCCGTGGTGCTGGATGACTTTCAGGGCGCTTACCAGGCCGTGTCCCACCTCATTGCTCAGGGCTGTAAGCGCATCGTGCACCTGGCCGGGCCCCAGCACCTGAACACCAGCCGCAACCGGTTTCTGGGTTACCAGGCCGCATTGCAGGCCCACGGGTTGCCTTTTGAAGACGATTGGGTATATTCGCTGCCTTCCCTGACCCACGACGCTGGCCGCCTGGGTATGCAGCACCTGCTGGCCCTGGAGCCGCCCCTCGACGGTATCTTCGCCGCCTACGCCATTCCGTCGGTGGGGGCGCTGGAAGTGCTGCGCGAAAAGGGCGTGCGGGTGCCCCAGGAAGTAGCCCTGGCCTGCTTCAGCAACGAGCCCTTCACCACCATGACCCAGCCCCAGATGACGGTGGTGGACCAGCGGGCCGAGCAGATGGGCGAAACGGCCGTGCGCCTGTTTCTGCAGCTGCTCAAGCGGGGCCCCGCCTATGAGCCGCCGCACCTGGTGCTCAAGCCCGAGCTGATTATCCGCAGCTCGTCGTTGCACCAGTCGCAGGAGCAGCGGGTGCCAACCGAGGCCCGGTAG
- a CDS encoding LacI family DNA-binding transcriptional regulator, with product MSTKVKKRTLINDIASHLEVSIATVSLVLNGKAKQSRISDAVAERVLKYVEEVGYKPNHLAKSLRTGKTHVIGLVVEDIANPFFATVAALIERQAFERGYRIIYCSTNNEPARARELIGMFQERHVDGFIIVPSEGIEKEVSDILREQTPTVLFDRYLPALPTNYVVVDGAQGTADATRHLLAQGYTNVAFVTTDSTQTQMEARLQGYTQVLEAQGLPQQVKRVTISKDTEPVIADIQLFLASNPEIEAVIFSTNYLCIYGLEAIARLQLAIPAKLAVVSYDDHDLFRLYTPAITVIAQPVESIAKNVIDILLHELQHPTDPAVDSTQGVVLPPALIIRKSSIRQ from the coding sequence ATGAGTACGAAGGTGAAAAAACGGACGCTGATCAACGACATAGCCAGCCACCTGGAAGTGTCCATTGCCACCGTCTCGTTGGTGCTGAACGGCAAAGCCAAGCAAAGCCGCATCAGCGACGCGGTGGCCGAGCGGGTGCTGAAGTACGTCGAGGAAGTCGGCTACAAGCCCAACCACCTGGCCAAAAGCCTGCGCACGGGCAAAACCCACGTTATCGGGCTGGTGGTGGAAGATATTGCCAACCCGTTTTTCGCCACCGTAGCCGCCCTGATCGAGCGGCAGGCCTTCGAGCGGGGCTACCGCATCATTTATTGCAGTACCAACAACGAGCCGGCCCGGGCCCGGGAGCTGATCGGCATGTTTCAGGAACGGCACGTGGACGGCTTTATCATCGTGCCGTCCGAGGGCATTGAAAAGGAAGTGAGCGACATTCTGCGCGAGCAGACGCCCACGGTGCTCTTCGACCGGTACCTGCCTGCTTTGCCCACCAACTACGTGGTGGTGGATGGGGCCCAAGGCACTGCCGATGCCACCCGGCATCTGCTGGCCCAAGGCTACACCAACGTTGCCTTCGTCACCACCGATTCGACCCAAACCCAGATGGAGGCCCGCCTGCAGGGCTACACCCAGGTGCTGGAGGCCCAAGGCCTGCCCCAGCAAGTAAAGCGCGTCACCATTTCCAAGGATACGGAGCCGGTTATTGCCGATATCCAGTTATTTCTGGCCAGCAACCCCGAAATAGAGGCGGTCATCTTCTCCACCAACTACCTGTGCATCTACGGGCTGGAGGCCATTGCGCGGCTGCAGCTGGCTATTCCGGCTAAGCTGGCCGTCGTTTCCTACGACGACCACGACCTGTTCCGGCTCTACACCCCGGCCATTACCGTCATTGCCCAGCCGGTGGAAAGCATTGCCAAAAACGTCATCGACATTCTGCTGCACGAATTGCAGCACCCCACCGACCCAGCCGTAGATTCCACCCAGGGCGTCGTGCTGCCACCGGCCCTGATTATTCGCAAATCGTCGATCAGGCAGTAA
- a CDS encoding KpsF/GutQ family sugar-phosphate isomerase → MKQQNDTITIAKKVLLEEADAVRGVAEAIAQTPDFAQCVAAILSLRGRVVVTGIGKSAHIAGKMVATLNSTGTPALFMHAADAIHGDLGMIQPEDFVIAISKSGDTPEIKVLVPLLKRKGVPLAALVSNADSYLGVQADYVLHAPVTREACPHNLAPTTSTTAALALGDALAVCLLESREFTSADFARLHPGGTLGKKLYLKVGDLSRQNQTPQVREDAPLKDIILEISGKRLGATAVLAQAGQQLLGIITDGDLRRMLTNFSSRLGEVRARDIMTPQPMTIDVDDFAAEALVRMQNRNITQLIVTDGGQFSGFIHLHDLLREGLV, encoded by the coding sequence TTGAAACAGCAGAACGACACCATCACAATTGCAAAAAAAGTGCTTCTCGAAGAAGCTGACGCCGTTCGGGGCGTGGCCGAGGCCATAGCCCAAACGCCGGATTTTGCACAATGCGTAGCCGCCATACTCTCTTTACGGGGTAGGGTCGTGGTTACCGGCATCGGTAAGAGTGCCCACATTGCGGGCAAAATGGTAGCCACCCTGAACTCCACGGGCACGCCCGCGCTGTTTATGCATGCCGCCGACGCCATTCACGGGGACCTGGGCATGATTCAGCCCGAGGATTTTGTCATTGCCATCAGCAAGAGCGGCGACACGCCCGAAATAAAAGTGCTGGTGCCGCTGCTCAAGCGCAAGGGCGTGCCGCTGGCGGCCCTGGTCAGCAATGCCGACTCCTACCTGGGCGTGCAGGCCGACTACGTGCTGCACGCGCCCGTGACGCGCGAGGCCTGCCCCCACAACCTGGCGCCCACCACCAGCACCACCGCCGCCCTGGCCTTGGGCGACGCGCTGGCCGTGTGTCTGCTGGAGTCGCGCGAGTTCACCTCCGCCGACTTTGCCCGCCTGCACCCCGGCGGCACGCTGGGCAAGAAGCTCTACCTGAAGGTGGGCGACCTGAGCCGCCAAAACCAGACGCCCCAGGTGCGGGAAGACGCGCCGCTCAAGGACATCATCCTGGAAATATCGGGTAAGCGCCTGGGCGCGACGGCCGTGCTGGCCCAGGCCGGGCAGCAGCTGCTGGGCATCATCACCGACGGCGACCTGCGGCGCATGCTCACCAACTTCTCCTCCCGGCTGGGAGAAGTCCGGGCCCGCGACATCATGACGCCCCAGCCCATGACCATTGATGTGGACGACTTTGCCGCCGAGGCGTTGGTTCGGATGCAAAATCGTAATATCACTCAACTCATTGTCACTGACGGTGGTCAGTTCAGCGGCTTCATCCACTTGCACGACTTGCTGCGCGAAGGCTTGGTATAG
- a CDS encoding mannose-1-phosphate guanylyltransferase, giving the protein MNQNTFLVVMAGGIGSRFWPFSRTTLPKQFHDVMGVGRSMLQLTVDRFKDICPPENVFVVTNRDYTDLVHQHLPELPVSQILGEPIGRNTAPCIAYASYCIAKRNPKGTIIVTPADHAVLHEDEFRRIIRQAVEVAESHEVLLTLGIQPSRPDTGYGYIQYIDEDSKSGLPKGLKKVKTFTEKPNLELARMFVDSGDFLWNSGLFVWRADAIIHAFHQYLSDIAEVFDEGISELGTDNEAEFITQAYTRCRNISIDYGVMEKADNVYVLPADFGWSDLGTWDSLHRMGHHDADNNVVDGDALLYDTRECVIKTPSERLVVVQGLDGYIIAEYDNVLLICKRTEEQRVKEFVADVKSKKGNGYN; this is encoded by the coding sequence ATGAATCAGAATACGTTCCTCGTCGTGATGGCCGGTGGTATCGGCAGCCGCTTCTGGCCCTTCAGCCGTACCACGCTGCCCAAGCAGTTTCACGACGTGATGGGCGTGGGCCGCTCGATGCTGCAGCTCACGGTCGATAGGTTCAAGGACATTTGCCCGCCCGAAAACGTCTTCGTGGTAACCAACCGCGACTATACCGACCTGGTGCACCAGCACCTGCCGGAGCTGCCCGTCTCGCAGATTCTCGGGGAGCCGATCGGGCGCAATACCGCGCCCTGCATTGCCTACGCCAGCTACTGCATTGCCAAGCGCAACCCCAAGGGCACCATCATCGTGACGCCCGCCGACCACGCGGTGCTGCACGAGGACGAGTTCCGCCGCATCATCCGGCAGGCCGTGGAAGTGGCCGAGAGCCACGAGGTGCTGCTCACGCTGGGCATTCAGCCCTCCCGCCCCGATACCGGCTACGGCTACATTCAGTACATCGACGAGGACAGCAAGAGCGGCCTGCCCAAGGGCCTGAAGAAGGTGAAAACCTTCACCGAGAAGCCGAATCTGGAGCTAGCCCGCATGTTCGTCGACAGCGGCGACTTCCTCTGGAACTCGGGCCTGTTTGTGTGGCGGGCCGACGCCATCATTCACGCCTTCCACCAGTACCTGAGCGACATTGCCGAGGTGTTCGACGAAGGCATCAGCGAGCTGGGCACCGACAACGAAGCCGAGTTTATCACCCAGGCCTACACCCGCTGCCGCAACATCAGCATCGACTACGGGGTGATGGAAAAGGCCGACAACGTGTACGTGCTGCCCGCCGACTTCGGCTGGAGCGACCTGGGCACCTGGGACTCGCTGCACCGCATGGGCCACCACGACGCCGACAACAACGTGGTAGACGGCGACGCGCTGCTCTACGACACCCGGGAGTGCGTCATCAAAACCCCTTCGGAGCGCCTGGTGGTGGTGCAGGGCCTCGACGGCTACATCATTGCCGAGTACGACAACGTGCTGCTGATCTGCAAGCGCACCGAGGAGCAGCGGGTTAAGGAGTTTGTGGCCGACGTGAAGTCCAAGAAGGGCAACGGCTACAACTAA
- a CDS encoding GWxTD domain-containing protein — protein sequence MLTFLRCFAPGLVFLLLLTGRPAAADPRRDFAGQYQPQRRLLAETRREGDSLHIYLRFPDASVLQRGYPLRVAAWASYEAKRPTWRRTVGQLARRTRPEQAAAWVEFSVAASALLPGQVLSVACGANEEDDAGEGLWLPITKERLGRTFLLTDSVGNPLLRRYVRVHEPFQVDSYGPEKPLAVKRYDASFLAALPPMSAPGSQPVARTLPARDSLFFRAGQLLRLSQAGLYMLRVAEAPAGYGLLVVDQDFPALNTADELIQPLIYLTTSAERQKLTDAPEPKRAVDQFWLKVAGSNQPVARQLIRTYYGRVAAANELFTTHKAGWMTDRGLLYVVLGAPDVVYRTATEERWVYRDPNGSSGTYTFRPKPSTFAPEHYELVRRPEYEMLWYAAVEQWRKGLTARSGR from the coding sequence ATGCTGACTTTCCTCCGCTGCTTCGCGCCCGGCCTGGTGTTTCTGCTGCTCCTGACGGGCCGGCCCGCCGCCGCCGACCCGCGGCGCGACTTCGCGGGCCAGTACCAGCCGCAGCGCCGCCTGCTGGCCGAAACCCGGCGCGAAGGCGACAGTCTGCACATTTACCTGCGCTTCCCCGACGCCAGCGTGTTGCAGCGCGGCTACCCGTTGCGCGTTGCGGCCTGGGCCAGCTACGAGGCCAAGCGCCCCACCTGGCGCCGCACCGTGGGGCAGCTGGCCCGCCGCACCCGGCCCGAGCAAGCGGCGGCCTGGGTGGAGTTCAGCGTGGCGGCCTCGGCCCTGCTGCCCGGGCAGGTGCTGAGCGTGGCCTGCGGTGCCAACGAGGAAGACGATGCCGGGGAAGGGCTCTGGCTGCCTATTACCAAGGAGCGGCTGGGCCGCACCTTTCTGCTGACCGACTCAGTGGGCAACCCGCTGCTGCGCCGCTACGTGCGGGTGCACGAGCCGTTTCAGGTAGACAGCTACGGTCCGGAAAAGCCGTTGGCGGTTAAGCGCTACGATGCCAGCTTCCTGGCGGCCCTGCCACCTATGTCGGCGCCCGGCAGCCAGCCGGTGGCCCGCACCCTACCCGCCCGCGACTCGCTCTTTTTTCGGGCCGGCCAGCTGCTGCGCCTTTCGCAAGCGGGGCTTTACATGCTGCGGGTCGCGGAGGCCCCGGCGGGCTACGGCCTGCTCGTGGTCGACCAGGACTTTCCGGCGCTGAATACGGCCGACGAGCTGATTCAGCCCCTGATTTACCTGACGACTTCCGCCGAGCGCCAGAAGCTCACCGACGCGCCCGAGCCCAAGCGGGCCGTCGACCAGTTCTGGCTGAAAGTAGCGGGCAGCAACCAACCCGTAGCCCGGCAGCTGATCCGGACTTACTACGGCCGGGTGGCGGCGGCCAACGAGTTATTTACCACCCACAAAGCCGGCTGGATGACCGACCGGGGCCTGCTCTACGTGGTTCTGGGCGCCCCCGACGTGGTGTATCGGACGGCTACCGAGGAGCGCTGGGTGTACCGCGACCCGAACGGCAGCAGCGGCACGTATACGTTCCGGCCCAAACCGAGTACCTTTGCCCCCGAACACTATGAATTGGTGCGCCGGCCGGAGTACGAAATGCTTTGGTATGCCGCCGTTGAGCAATGGAGAAAAGGACTGACCGCCCGGAGCGGCCGCTGA
- the rlmB gene encoding 23S rRNA (guanosine(2251)-2'-O)-methyltransferase RlmB — protein sequence MEKRTDRPERPLNERRTFYNSENRPVSRDDRGTGDDRREPRGEGRDARDSRGGGGDYKPRYPHKPAADRSIEMLFGLRPILEALSAGRTLEKIYLLRGTKNSVTQEITELAKAANIPMSLVPIEKLNDLTRKNHQGAVAFVSPIDYQPLDSILAGLYEEGKTPLLLLLDRITDVRNFGSIARNAECMGVHAIVVPSRGAAQINGDALKTSAGALNLIPVCREPNLKETITFLQQSGVTVIACTEKSDASLEAETVDMTGPVAVLMGSEEDGISPEYLKLADHKLRIPMAGQIGSLNVSVASGIMLFEVLRQRLKSGQ from the coding sequence ATGGAGAAAAGGACTGACCGCCCGGAGCGGCCGCTGAATGAGCGGCGCACATTTTATAACAGCGAAAACCGCCCGGTAAGCCGCGACGACCGGGGCACCGGCGACGACCGCCGCGAGCCCCGGGGCGAAGGCCGCGACGCGCGCGACTCGCGCGGCGGCGGCGGCGACTATAAGCCCCGCTACCCCCACAAGCCCGCCGCCGACCGCAGCATTGAGATGCTGTTCGGCCTGCGCCCGATTCTGGAGGCGCTGAGCGCGGGCCGCACCCTGGAGAAGATTTATCTGCTGCGCGGCACCAAGAACAGCGTGACCCAGGAAATTACGGAGCTGGCCAAAGCTGCCAACATCCCGATGTCGCTGGTGCCCATTGAGAAGCTCAACGACCTAACCCGCAAAAACCACCAGGGCGCCGTGGCCTTCGTGTCGCCCATCGACTACCAGCCGCTCGACAGTATTCTGGCCGGCTTGTATGAGGAAGGCAAAACGCCCCTGCTTCTGCTGCTCGACCGGATTACGGATGTGCGCAACTTCGGCTCTATTGCCCGCAACGCCGAGTGCATGGGCGTGCACGCCATTGTGGTGCCCAGCCGCGGTGCCGCCCAAATCAACGGCGACGCGCTGAAAACCTCGGCCGGCGCCCTGAACCTGATTCCGGTGTGCCGGGAGCCCAACCTGAAGGAAACCATTACCTTCCTGCAGCAGTCGGGCGTGACGGTTATTGCCTGCACCGAGAAGTCGGATGCCAGCCTGGAGGCCGAAACGGTGGACATGACCGGCCCGGTGGCGGTGCTGATGGGCAGCGAGGAAGACGGCATCTCGCCCGAGTACCTGAAGCTGGCCGACCACAAGCTGCGCATCCCGATGGCCGGCCAGATCGGCTCCCTGAACGTGTCGGTCGCCAGCGGCATCATGCTGTTTGAGGTGCTGCGCCAGCGCCTGAAAAGCGGCCAGTAA
- a CDS encoding cupin domain-containing protein: MSSEMSKQQLFQQTQQHLQEQGFGIAQQDQTRPWGGFFVLDENQAQQFADTYFDGLPIDQLRISGKLSPKVLLVAPHQRLSWQYHHRRAEIWKVVRGTVGVVTSPTDEQGELKTYAPGQVITLRQGERHRLVGLDDWGLIAEIWQHTDATQPSDEDDIVRVQDDFGR, translated from the coding sequence ATGAGTTCTGAGATGTCTAAGCAGCAGCTATTCCAGCAAACCCAGCAGCACCTGCAGGAGCAGGGTTTTGGCATTGCCCAGCAGGATCAGACCCGGCCCTGGGGCGGCTTTTTCGTGCTCGACGAAAACCAGGCCCAGCAGTTTGCCGACACCTACTTCGACGGGCTGCCCATCGACCAGCTCCGCATTTCGGGCAAGCTCAGCCCAAAGGTGCTGCTCGTGGCCCCCCACCAGCGCCTCTCCTGGCAGTACCACCACCGCCGGGCCGAAATCTGGAAGGTAGTGCGGGGCACCGTGGGCGTTGTTACCAGCCCTACCGACGAGCAGGGCGAGCTGAAAACCTACGCCCCGGGCCAGGTCATTACGCTCCGGCAGGGTGAGCGGCACCGCCTCGTAGGCCTCGACGACTGGGGCCTGATAGCCGAAATCTGGCAGCACACCGACGCCACCCAGCCTTCCGACGAAGACGACATCGTGCGGGTGCAGGACGACTTCGGCCGCTAG